ATCTGAAGGTCGAAGATCTGGCTGTCGGTGTTGCCGAAAAAATCCCCGGCGCGACGGTGGATGACCATCAAGTATGGCTGAATCGCCTGATTGGCCTGATGCGGACGGCCGAGGGCGTGGCCACGTCGGTGGTGATTTTGATTGGCCTGGCCATGGTGGCCACCATCGTTTTCGCCACCCGCACCGGGCTGGCCATTCATCAAGACGTGATCGAAGTCCTGCACCTGACCGGCGCGCAAGACAACTATATTGCCCGCCAATTCGGCGAACGGTCCTTGATGCTGGGCCTCAAAGGGGGGCTGATCGGATTGCTGCTGGCCGGTCCAACGCTATGGGCCCTGGGCACCTTTGCCGAGCACCTGGGCGCCGAAATGCTGCCGGAAATGACCCTGTCCACCGGCGATCTGGTGGTGTTGGGATGCCTGCCCGTCCTGTCCGGCCTGACAGCCATGCTGACCGCCCATCGCACGGTCCTGTCCACCCTGCGCCGCATGTTCTGAGGCGCCCATGAAACGCTCCTCCTACCCTCGCAAACCGGACAAGGGTGGCCTCAAGGGGCTGTTCATGGTCGCCTTGATGTTTCTGATTCCTTGGAGCGGCGGCCTATTCTGGTTCACCGGACAATTGCCCCAATCGGCGGAAAGACCCGATGAGAAAACCGATGCCATCGTCGTCCTGACCGGCGGCAGCGGTCGCTTGGATACCGGACTGGACCTTCTGGCCTCCGGACAAGCCGTCAAGCTGTTCGTTTCCGGGGTCTATCAAGGCGTGGATGTACGGCAATTGTTGAGTCTATCGCAACGCAGCCCGCAATCTCTGACCTGCTGTATCGAATTGGGCTATGGCGCCCGCGACACCATCGGCAATGCGCGCGAAACCGCCCAATGGGCAAAAGAGAACAATATCGGCTCTTTGCGGCTGGTGACCGCCAGCTACCATATGCCCCGTACGTTGCTGGAATTTCGCCATACCTTGCCCGGACGAACCCTGATCGCCCATGCGGTGTTTCCCGATCAGGTCAAACAGGACCGGTGGTGGATGTGGCCCGGAACCACCCGCTTGATCATCGGCGAGTACAACAAGTATCTTCTCGCCCGCCTGCGCCTGTTTTTGGAAAACTTGGCCGACCAACCCGCGGATGCCGTCTCATGATGTTTTTGCGATCCTTGCTGTTCAATATCTATTTCGTCATCGGACAGGCGTTCTTCGTCTTTGCCATGTTCCTGTCCATTCCCTTTCCGCAGCCGGTCATCCAATGGATCGTCAAGCGTTGGGCTGGGTCCTTGCACCTTGCCATGCATTGGATCGCCGGGATCAAATTCGAGGTGCGGGGCAAGGAGCATATCCCCGAGGGTGCCTGCGTGATCGCCGGAAAGCATCAATCAGCCTGGGACACCTTTGCATTTTACCTGTTCCTTTATGACCCCAATTATGTGCTCAAGATCGAGCTGACCCGCATTCCCATGTGGGGAAGCTGCTCCAAGAAAGCCGGAGCCATCGCGGTGGACCGGGAGGCTGGCGCCTCGGCCCTTAAAATGCTGGTTCGGGAGGTCAAGGACCGCATGACCAAAGGCCGCCAGGTGATCATCTTTCCCGAAGGCACCCGAACCGCGCCCGGCACCCGTCTGCCCTATCACCCGGGTATTGCCGCTGTGTATGGCGCCATCGAACAGCCGGTGATTCCGGTGGCCATCAACTCCGGCCTGTTTTGGGGACGACGCACCTTTCTGCGCTATCCGGGAACCATAACCATGGAAATCCTGCCGCCCATGCCCAAGGGGCTGAAGCGCCGGGAATTCATGGCTGAATTGGAGCAGCGCATCGAGACCGCCACCGACCGGTTGATGGTCGAATCCGGACGCCCGCTGCCTGTGGATAACGGTGGGGAGCAATCGGCGGCCTGACCTGTGAATCATGGGGACGAATGCCGCCTCTTCCATGAATCCAGAGGCTTGAGCCCCCAAGGGTCTCGGGAGAATTCTGTTGAAACATAATAAGAACATCTCCCTTGACCCCAAGGCGCCCGAGGCATAGCCTCTAAGACAGGTCCGGGCTGGGAAATCAGCGAATTAATACGAATTCGCAATCATTTTCTGCCCCATTGGAATCAGATCGTCAAAAACCACGGATCCGCCTTCGTATGACCACAGACCCGACCATCGCGCCGATTTCCCGGCAAATCTGGGACATGAAGTATCGTCTGAAGGATGGCGAGGGCCAGCCTGTGGATAAAACCATTGGCGATAGTTGGGCACGCATCGCTCGCGCTGTGGCTTCGGTGGAGGAGGAGCCCGACCTCTGGGAAGCGCGATTCCTCGAAATCCTGGAAGACTTCAAATTCCTGCCCGCCGGTCGGATTGTTGCCGGAGCAGGCAGTGCCCGGCAGGTGACCCTGTTCAACTGCTTTGTCATGGGCACCATTCCCGATGACATGTCGGGGATTTTCGAAAGCCTGCGCGAGGCCGCCCTGACCATGCAGCAAGGCGGTGGAATCGGCTATGATTTCTCTTCCCTGCGCCCCAAGGGCGCCCTGGTCAAAGGCGTCGGCGCCGATGCCTCGGGCCCATTGTCGTTTATGGATGTATGGGACGCCATGTGCCGAACCATCATGAGCGCCGGCTCCCGGCGTGGCGCCATGATGGCCACCCTGCGCTGCGACCATCCGGACATCGAGGCCTTCATCGAGGCCAAGCGCGAAGCTGGGCGGCTGCGCATGTTCAATCTATCGGTCCTGGTCACCGACGCTTTCATGGCAGCGGTGCGCGACAAGGCCGATTGGGACCTGAAGTTCAACGACAGGGTCTATAAGACCCTGCCCGCCGCCGAGCTGTGGGACAAGATCATGCGGGCCACCTACGACTACGCCGAGCCCGGCGTGATCTTCATCGACCGTATCAACCGGCTCAACAACCTGTCCTATTGCGAATCCATCCAGGCGACCAATCCTTGCGTGACGGGAGACACCTGGGTTCATACCGACCAAGGGCCAAGACAGGTATCCGAACTGATCGGCAGGCCTTTCAAGGCCTTGATCGACGGGAGTCCCCATGCCTCCGGCCCGGAAGGTTTCTTCCCCACCGGCCGCAAGAAAACCCTGTCCCTTCAGACAAGCCAAGGCTATCGCCTGCGCCTGACCCCGGACCATCTGGTTCGACGGGTGACGAAGCTTACCCGATGGCGCCGCGACGTCGAATGGACCAAGGCGGGCGACCTCGCGCCGGGCGACAGGGTGCTGCTCCACGATCATGGTGATTGTTTGGAATGGCCCGGCCAGCGAAGCGAGGAAGAGGGCTACCTGATCGGTTTGCTGATCGGGGATGGGACCCTGAAATCGGACAAGGCGGTTCTATCCTGCTGGCCCGGGGCGATGGCCTGCAATGGCAGCCATGAACGGCCCGGCGTGCTTGAGGTCATGACCCGTGCGGAAGCCGCCGCCCGAACCCTGCCTCATCGATCGGATTTCAAGGGATGGGTCGCTGTTCCGGGGCGGGGCGAATACCGCCTGGCCACCGGATCTCTCAAAAAAATGGCCCGGGATCTGGGTATGGCACCGGGCCACAAAGGCATCACTCCGGAAATCGAACGGGAATCATCAGCCTTCCAGGTGGGATTGCTCAGGGGATTGTTTGACGCCGACGGCTCGGTTCAAGGCGCCCAGCAAAAAGGTGTCAGCCTTCGTCTGGCGCAGAGCGACCTGAACACACTGGAGGCCGCGCAACGCATGCTGCTGCGCCTGGGCATTGTCTCCACCCTGTATCGCAACCGCCGCCCCGCCGAAAGCCGCCCCCTTCCCGACGGAAAGGGCGGTCAGGCCCTGTATGCTTGTAAAGCCTGTCACGAACTGGTGATCGCCAAATCAAACATGCTGCGCTACCGGGACCGGATTGGGTTTGGAGATACCGACAAAAGCCGCCGTCTGGACCAGGCGCTTTCCGGATATAAACGCGCTCTCAATAAAGAGTCTTTTATCGTGGACGTCCAATCGGTCGATGCCAGCCCGACCGTCGATGTTTTCGATGTACAGGTCCCCGGGATCAACGCATTCGACGGCAACGGCCTCTATATTCATAACTGCGGGGAGCAACCCCTCCCCCCCTATGGGGCCTGTCTGCTGGGCTCCATCAATCTTGCCCGCTTCGTCACAGATCCGTTCGAGGATGCCGCGACTCTGGACCTGGAGGGCCTGGAGCGGACCGTGCGCACCGCGGTGCGGTTCCTGGATAACGTCATCGATCTGTCCGGCTTCCCGTTGGACCAACAGCTTGAAGAGGCCAAAACCAAGCGCCGCATCGGCCTTGGCGTGACCGGGCTGGCCGATGCCTTGATCCTCTGCCGGGCCCGGTACGGGGGTAAGCGGGCGGTGGAACTGGTGGGATCTTGGATGGCGACCATCGAACGCACCGCCTATCTGGCCTCTAGCGAGATCTCCTGGGAGAAGGGTTCCTTCCCCCTGTTCGACGCCGAGGCCTATCTCAACGGCGGCACGGTCAAACACCTGGATGCCGAGGTCCGCCAGGCTATCGCCGACAAGGGCATCCGCAACGCCTTGCTGACCTCCATCGCCCCCACCGGCACCATTTCTTTGTTCGCCGACAACGTGTCTTCGGGGTTGGAGCCGGTGTTTTCCTTTTCCTATTCCCGCAATGTGCTGATGCCGGATGGGACGAGGCGCGAGGAAGAAGTCAGCGACCATGCCTATCGTCTCTATCGACGGCTGAAGGGCGACGGCCCGCTGCCCGATTACTTCGTCGATTCCCAGGCGCTCAGCCCGTCGGAACATCTGGTCATGCAGTCGGCGGTGCAAAAGCATGTGGACTCGTCCATCTCCAAGACCATCAACGTGCCCGAGGATATGGACTTCGACGACTTCAAGGACGTCTACCGGCAGGCCTATGACCTGGGCTGCAAGGGCTGCACCACCTATCGCCCCAACGACGTGACAGGGGCGGTCTTGCTGGCTAAACCGACCAAAAAAGAAATCACCAAAGTTCAGGACAACGATCAACCGGAGTTGCCCTTCGAGCGCCCCGCCGCCCGGGTCCGCACCAAAGCCGACAGCGGCGACCAGGGGGCCAAGGTGCATCAGATGTTCAAGCCCCTGGACCGCCCCGAGGCCCTGCCCGGCGCCACTTACAAACTGCGCTGGCCGGAGAGCGACCATGCCATCTATGTCACCCTCAACGACTTGATCGACGACACCGGTCGCCGACGGCCGTTCGAGGTCTTCATCAATTCCAAGGATACCGAGCATTACGCCTGGACCGTTGGCCTGACCCGCATGATCTCGGCGGTGTTCCGCCGTGGTGGTGATGTGAGCTTCGTGGTCGAGGAATTGAAAAACGTGTTCGATCCGCGCGGCGGCCATTGGATGGGCGGGCGCTATATCCCCTCCCTGCTGGCGGCCATGGGCGAGGTCATCGAACAGCATATGATCGCCATTGGCTTTATCACGCAGACGGATGGACTCTCCCCCGATGATCAGGCCAAGCCGGAGGTGGTGATGCTCACCGGCACCGGCGATCCGCGCGCCTCGACCACGGACCGTCCCGTCGACCATGGCGATGCGGCTCCCAAGATCCGCGCCCGTCATTGCCCCAAATGCCAACAGCCGAGCCTGATCAAACAGGAAGGCTGTGATACCTGCACCTCTTGCGGATATTCAAAGTGTGGCTAAATTCTCCGCATGACCTTTCGAATTGCCCTGCCCGCCTTGCTTCTCTGTTCCATTCTGACCGGACAGACGGCCTTCGCGGGTAACACCACCATCGCCGTGGCCGCCAATTTCACGGCCACGGCCAAGGATCTTGCCGAGGCCTTTAAAGAAGAAACCGGACATCGGGCGTTGTTGGCCTTCGGCTCCACTGGCAAGCTCTATGCCCAGATCGCCAACGGGGCACCGTTTGAAGCCTTTTTGGCCGCTGATTCCGACAGACCTCGGCGGGTCGAAGAGGATGATCTCGCCGTTGCCGGATCCCGCTTCACCTATGCCAAGGGAAAGATCGCGCTCTATAGCCGGGACCCCGGGTTGGTCGATGACCTTGGCCAAATTCTGAAAACCCCCGACCGGTTCCGCAAACTCGCCATCGCCAATCCGAAGACCGCGCCCTATGGCAGGGCCGCCGTGGAAACCCTGCGCAAGCTGCTTGTCTATGAGTTTCTGGAAAGCAAGCTTGTGCGTGGCGACAATATCGCTCAGACCCACCAGTTCGTGGCCACGGGGAATGCCGCGCTGGGGTTTGTCGCGCTGGCCCAGGTGACCAGAAAAGACCGTGGGTCCAAATGGATCGTGCCGGAAGATCTCTACAGCCCCATCCGCCAGGACGCGGTTTTGCTGAAAACAGGTGAAACGAGCGAAGCCGCCAGGGCGTTCATCGCCTTCCTCAAAGAAGACAAGGCGCGGGCGATCATTTCCGGCTACGGCTACGGTCTCGACTGAGTCGCGTCTGTCCAACGGGTCCGATTGGACCCGACACGCGCGAAAGGTTTTAGTCATGCAGATGGAAGGTTTCTTCCATGCGCTCCATGGTCATGTCCAACTCGGCGGCATGCGCACATTCATGTTTCAAGATGCAGGCCCGCACGGTGTCCATGTAGCCCAGAGCCTTTTCCACTTCACCTGAAAACAGCGCTTTGGTACTTGCTTGAAGTCTCGCCGAACAAGCACAGACGTGATCGTGTTCCATTGCCATATCCATCATCTCGCAAATCCATTTCTCATACTTGGGCATTACCCCATTCGTATATTATTCTTTTAGATATCAGAGACTAAGGCATATAATTTGACTTATTTTAATTTATTGCTCAAGCGAAATAAAGCCGCGTTTAGCCACCCGGACCAACGCCTTGAATTCAATATTGAAACGATTAGTCTGAAAAGGGCGACCAGCCCTCGGGCGCCATTTCGAAGCCTTCGAAGCGGAAAGCCGGAGCCACCATACAGCCGACCAGGGTCCAATCCCCTAAGCTGCGCGCCGACTGCCAGGCCCCGACGGGAACCACCGCCTGGGGTCTCTGTCCGGCCCCTAAGTCGGTTCCCAGAATGTGGTCGGTGGTCGGGCCGCCATCTTCGGAAATGGACAACGTCAGCGGTGCCCCGCCATGAAAGGTCCAGACTTCGGCTGCATCCACTCGATGCCAGTGGGAGCGCTCCCCTTCGGCCAGCAAAAAATAAATGCAGGTCAGCGCGCCACGACCACCATCTGGATCCGGATCACGGAAAATCTCGCGGAAATGACCGCCCTCGGGATGGGGCTGCAAGCCCAAATGGGTGATGACCTCGTTTGCCGTCATGAGGCCGGATGGGCCGAGGCGGTCATGGAGTGCCGGGCGGCAAAGGTCTCGTTCCAGGCGGCCAGGCCCGGTCGTCCCGCCCGCCATTGCAGATCGGCAAACCGCAGGTCCAGGTAGCCCAAAGCACAGCCAATAGCCAGATGGCCGATGGTCGGATCCT
The sequence above is drawn from the Magnetospira sp. QH-2 genome and encodes:
- a CDS encoding ABC transporter permease; its protein translation is MSVRRTDLPLDRDGIGKFLPWLIAFMVFLAALTLAGALTMERLAARWDQGVEATLTIQIPASDKVAETNRRVDTIRRMLNEIPDVTQVQVLDPRSLRELLAPWLGPPETLGDLPLPRLIDVHLSEDADLKVEDLAVGVAEKIPGATVDDHQVWLNRLIGLMRTAEGVATSVVILIGLAMVATIVFATRTGLAIHQDVIEVLHLTGAQDNYIARQFGERSLMLGLKGGLIGLLLAGPTLWALGTFAEHLGAEMLPEMTLSTGDLVVLGCLPVLSGLTAMLTAHRTVLSTLRRMF
- a CDS encoding YdcF family protein, which gives rise to MKRSSYPRKPDKGGLKGLFMVALMFLIPWSGGLFWFTGQLPQSAERPDEKTDAIVVLTGGSGRLDTGLDLLASGQAVKLFVSGVYQGVDVRQLLSLSQRSPQSLTCCIELGYGARDTIGNARETAQWAKENNIGSLRLVTASYHMPRTLLEFRHTLPGRTLIAHAVFPDQVKQDRWWMWPGTTRLIIGEYNKYLLARLRLFLENLADQPADAVS
- a CDS encoding 1-acyl-sn-glycerol-3-phosphate acyltransferase — protein: MMFLRSLLFNIYFVIGQAFFVFAMFLSIPFPQPVIQWIVKRWAGSLHLAMHWIAGIKFEVRGKEHIPEGACVIAGKHQSAWDTFAFYLFLYDPNYVLKIELTRIPMWGSCSKKAGAIAVDREAGASALKMLVREVKDRMTKGRQVIIFPEGTRTAPGTRLPYHPGIAAVYGAIEQPVIPVAINSGLFWGRRTFLRYPGTITMEILPPMPKGLKRREFMAELEQRIETATDRLMVESGRPLPVDNGGEQSAA
- a CDS encoding LAGLIDADG family homing endonuclease, with the translated sequence MTTDPTIAPISRQIWDMKYRLKDGEGQPVDKTIGDSWARIARAVASVEEEPDLWEARFLEILEDFKFLPAGRIVAGAGSARQVTLFNCFVMGTIPDDMSGIFESLREAALTMQQGGGIGYDFSSLRPKGALVKGVGADASGPLSFMDVWDAMCRTIMSAGSRRGAMMATLRCDHPDIEAFIEAKREAGRLRMFNLSVLVTDAFMAAVRDKADWDLKFNDRVYKTLPAAELWDKIMRATYDYAEPGVIFIDRINRLNNLSYCESIQATNPCVTGDTWVHTDQGPRQVSELIGRPFKALIDGSPHASGPEGFFPTGRKKTLSLQTSQGYRLRLTPDHLVRRVTKLTRWRRDVEWTKAGDLAPGDRVLLHDHGDCLEWPGQRSEEEGYLIGLLIGDGTLKSDKAVLSCWPGAMACNGSHERPGVLEVMTRAEAAARTLPHRSDFKGWVAVPGRGEYRLATGSLKKMARDLGMAPGHKGITPEIERESSAFQVGLLRGLFDADGSVQGAQQKGVSLRLAQSDLNTLEAAQRMLLRLGIVSTLYRNRRPAESRPLPDGKGGQALYACKACHELVIAKSNMLRYRDRIGFGDTDKSRRLDQALSGYKRALNKESFIVDVQSVDASPTVDVFDVQVPGINAFDGNGLYIHNCGEQPLPPYGACLLGSINLARFVTDPFEDAATLDLEGLERTVRTAVRFLDNVIDLSGFPLDQQLEEAKTKRRIGLGVTGLADALILCRARYGGKRAVELVGSWMATIERTAYLASSEISWEKGSFPLFDAEAYLNGGTVKHLDAEVRQAIADKGIRNALLTSIAPTGTISLFADNVSSGLEPVFSFSYSRNVLMPDGTRREEEVSDHAYRLYRRLKGDGPLPDYFVDSQALSPSEHLVMQSAVQKHVDSSISKTINVPEDMDFDDFKDVYRQAYDLGCKGCTTYRPNDVTGAVLLAKPTKKEITKVQDNDQPELPFERPAARVRTKADSGDQGAKVHQMFKPLDRPEALPGATYKLRWPESDHAIYVTLNDLIDDTGRRRPFEVFINSKDTEHYAWTVGLTRMISAVFRRGGDVSFVVEELKNVFDPRGGHWMGGRYIPSLLAAMGEVIEQHMIAIGFITQTDGLSPDDQAKPEVVMLTGTGDPRASTTDRPVDHGDAAPKIRARHCPKCQQPSLIKQEGCDTCTSCGYSKCG
- the modA gene encoding molybdate ABC transporter substrate-binding protein; this encodes MTFRIALPALLLCSILTGQTAFAGNTTIAVAANFTATAKDLAEAFKEETGHRALLAFGSTGKLYAQIANGAPFEAFLAADSDRPRRVEEDDLAVAGSRFTYAKGKIALYSRDPGLVDDLGQILKTPDRFRKLAIANPKTAPYGRAAVETLRKLLVYEFLESKLVRGDNIAQTHQFVATGNAALGFVALAQVTRKDRGSKWIVPEDLYSPIRQDAVLLKTGETSEAARAFIAFLKEDKARAIISGYGYGLD
- a CDS encoding cupin domain-containing protein translates to MTANEVITHLGLQPHPEGGHFREIFRDPDPDGGRGALTCIYFLLAEGERSHWHRVDAAEVWTFHGGAPLTLSISEDGGPTTDHILGTDLGAGQRPQAVVPVGAWQSARSLGDWTLVGCMVAPAFRFEGFEMAPEGWSPFSD